Within Bremerella sp. JC817, the genomic segment ATGCTGCTGACGCATCGCCATCATGGCGTTGAATTGAAGATGGACTATGCCCGCGACACGCTGACCAACTTGTTCAACCTGTGGAAACGTCCGGTGCATATCCACACGATTCTCGACGACCAGGAAGTGATGCTCAGTTGGGACGGCACCCATCACGAATGCGTCAAGCTCGAGAGCTGATTTCACCAAACCAACAACTGCCTGACCGTTGGCCCGCAGTCATGCCAGGCGTGACGGATCAGTCGACACACCGAAATTCATCGATTCATTTTTCAAAAGGAGGCCCAACGATGACCCAGGACATAAGGCAACGCTTGGATAACCATCCGGCGCCGAACAGGAAGTTCGAGACGGCGCTAAACCAGGGAAAGGTCACAGCGACAGACCTGACGGTCGAACGCGTCGGCGTCTCGACACGTCAAATCGATTACCGTTTCAACGAGGCAAAAAGCCATGAAGGGGCGAGCGACGTCGCGGAAAACCTGGTTCGCCGTGTCGACTATCTGCTGGAACCGTTGGCGATCATCGAACGCGATCCGGCCGAAAGCCAGATTCAAATCAGGTCGCAAAAGCCAACTCAGGATGGCGACTCGCGACGCTATTACGAGATGAACGTTGACAGCAAAGGCATTTCTATTCAGCGTTACAAAACGACCGGCACAGGTCGCGAAAGCGAAGAGATTCACCTGACTCGCGAGTCGTTCGAGCGGGTCTGCCGTGATCTCGACGATGCGGCAGCCCCGAAAGGCAAGCCTCGGTCATAAATTGCCTGGCCCGCCGCAATCAGCTTTGGCTCATTCGCCGACTTGCTGGCTGCGAGGGCCATTTCTTCCGCCTTTTTGCGTGAGACCGGGCACTACTTCGTTGGTTCGTTTCGATTTGATAGACTGAGTCTTTCCAATCGAATTCCATTGAACCTTTGCGAGAAGTAGTTTTCATGAGCCACGGCCGCCCCGGTTCCGCCCCACTTCCAGAGCCCTCGATCATTCCAACCGAAGGCTGGCACTGCAGCCACTTTTATTACACCTTCGACCGAGCGCTGCTGACCGGCTTTACCCCAGAAGAACTGGCAACTGCCGCTCAGGAAATCATCGCGATCCTTAATCCGGAAGCGGAAGGCAATCCTCAACGTCTTCAGGTTTCGATTGTCAGTGGCCACAAGGCTGACTTCTCCTTGATGCTGATGGACCCTGATCCGCTGGTGATCGATTCGGTTCATCAGAAGCTGATGGCAACCCAACTGGGTGCCGCACTCCAGCCGACATACTCGTTCGTATCGATGACCGAAATCTCGGAGTACGTCCCGTCGATTGAACAATATGCCGAACGCCTGGTCCGTGAAGGGGAAGAGAAAGACTCCCCTTCGTACGAAGCCAAGGTCAACGCCTACGCCAAACGTTTGCCGATGATGAACAATCAACGGCTGACGCCTGATTTCCCTCCGTACCCTGCGACTTGCTTCTATCCGATGAACAAGAAACGGAAGGTGGGTGAAAACTGGTTCCTGATGCCATTCTCCGCTCGTAACGCGTTGATGGCCGAACATGCCCAAAGCGGGATGCAGTTCGCCGGGAAGGTTTCGCAGTTGATCACCGTCAGCGTCGGCTTGGACGACTGGGAATGGGGCGTCACTCTGTGGGCTCGCAACCCGGAGTACCTGAAAGACATCGTCTACAAAATGCGTTTCGACGAAGCGAGTGCCCGGTATGCTGAGTTTGGTCCGTTTTACACCAGCTATGTCAGCACCGCGGAAGAAATGCTGAAGCATTGCCGCATCCTGTAAGCTTTCCTTTTCCCTGGCAGGTTTCCGATGGCCAATCGCCCGTTGAAGCTCGACGACATTCGTCCACCCGATCTATCGGAAGGCGAGAACCCGTTCGCGGAAGATGTGGCCGTCGGAGAAGAAGCGGACGTTCACGCCCCAGCCGATTATCGCGGGGCGTACGAGACGGTCAGCAGATCGACCGGAATCTTGCTGATCATCATGGCATTGCTGGGCCTGACTGCCAGTGCCATGCCGATGCTCGGCTTCGTGTGGGGAGACATCGGCGTCGCGTTGGGTTTCTTTGGCTGGCTGGTCGGCTGGCTGCTTGCCTTGCCAACCTTGGTATTTGCCGCCAACGATCAGAAAGCGATTCGCCTCGGGCGAATGACCAGCCGCGGACAATGGCTGGTTCACATTTCGTTCTGGCTCGCGCTATTAACGCTGGCCATTCTGGTCGGAACCGTCGCCGGTTACTTACTCCTCGGTTTCGATTGAGAAGTCAGGCAGTTCCAGCATCGGATTCGCTGGATCCGCGGCGGGCTTCTCTTCGCCTTCCTTCTTCTCGCTTTCCGGCGTTTGTGGACCACGCTTGGTCTTCTGGGCGTTGGGGACCAGGAAGAGCCGAACCTTGGTTCCTTCAGCCGGAATGTTCTCCGTGTACGCCTTGAACCAAAGATTGTTGTTGGCGTCGGTGCTCTGAACCGGAACGTCTAGCATCGACGACTTGAAGTTGCTGACGCAGATCAGTTCGCCACCTTCCGCTGCATAGACCATCTTGCCAGGCAGCGTGTCAGGGTCGATCCCTTCTTCACGAGCCTTCTGCACCGCTTCGATTGTCACGTCTTTCCAGAAATAGCTGCCAGGAAACACCCAGTCGTAGCTCATCATCTTCTGGGTTCGTTCGTCTCGCACCCAGTCTTGAGCACGGCGTGTCATCAGCTTGCCGTCGGCATCCTTCCACTGAACGTAGACGTCGACCACTTCGCCAGAAGGTGCCTTGTAATCCGGATCGAACTGAACCGGCTTGCCTTGCTTCGCCCCAACGGCCAGCAGTGCGGCATGCACCACATAGGCATCCGCGGCCACGGCGACGATCGACTCGTGTTCCTTCGTGCCCCGCAGGCAGGCAAACATTTCCAGCGAGCCCTTTCGCAGGCAGATCTCGCCATCCATGATCACCATTTTGCGTTTGGTATCGATCCAAACCGGCATGTTGGGCATCAGCTTCCGGATAGAACCCTTCGGCTGCTCGGTGTTTTCCTTCTCCACAGTTGGTTCGGCAGGCTGAGCAGGCTCGCTTTTTTCGTCCCCGTCTTGGGCCCAAATCGCGGTTACCGGTAAGCAACCGAGCAGCAAAAAGGCCAGAAGAAACCCACAGACGTTGCGATTGGTACGGCAAGTCATATCCATGGCAAAACTCGGTGGAAAAAGGAATACGAGGGGGGCGTCAAAGTCTGCCCACATTGCTAAGATGATCTATCTCGCGTGACAGGCCCCATTGGGGGAGCGTCACGGCTGGACGACATTCTAACAAACTCTCGCTTGATGGAAGCCATGGCCACGGAAACCAGCCCGAGCAGCAAGGACGACCAAGCCACTGTCAAATCGAAACTTCCCGAATGGGCCAAGCTGGCCAAGGGAGCCGCCTACGGCGTGAGTCTCGAAGACTGGGAAGCATGGAAGGGTTACCTCAAGAAGCGAGAAACGGTCGCGCCGCTACAGACCCTGGTCTCTGGCAAGAAGACGTCTCCGCTGGCGTGGGCTTTCTTCGCCGACGACGCCATTGATGCCCGCACCTTTCCTCTGCTGGAAACGCTGGGGGAAATCGCATCGGGACGAACACGTCCAAGTGCCAAGATCTCAGGCGAACTCGAGTCGTGGCTGGAAGATCTCGATCGTCGAATTGCCGAACGGAACCTGGTGCTGGAACTGCTGGCCTGGTGCCACGCCCTGCCGAATCTCGCCGCCGTGCTGAGCGATTCGCTGTGGTGGAAGACGCTCGACGTGCTGGTTAGCCATGCCAACGATGCCGCGGCAACCAACTTTGAAAACAAGATTTTCGAGCAAGGTCTGGCAGGCGAACTGCCGCTGACCTTGGCTTACCTCTTCCCGGAACTGAAGGCCTGCCGCCAGCTTGGCAAACCTGCCACGCGGATCCTGGACGAGGGGATGCAGGCCCTGACCGATGGCGAAGGCCTGCTGAAGGTCGATCAACTGCTGCACATGCGAGCCTTGCTGGCCTGCTGGACCCGTTCGCTGGTGATGATCAAGCGAGCCGATGGTCTGCGTCTGTCGAACGATGCCTTCACGCAGTATCAGTGGATGATTCGTCACTGCCTTCGTCTGACGCGTGCCGACGGAACCTTGACGCTAAGTCACGGAATTTCGAGTGCTTACAACCGTCACTTCCTCAAGACCGCCTTGATGGAAGGGGAAGATGACGAAGACGAAGCGATCGCCGAATTCACGCTGCCGAAAGGAAAGGGCAAAGGGAACGGCTTCCACCTCCCCTTCCCTGCGTACGAGTCGGCCTGGTCGCAGTTTGCCTACCTTCGTCCCGATTGGCATCGCAGCAGTCCACGCCTGACGGTTCGTCACGATCTGGAACCGCTGATCGTCGAACTGGAGTCGCGTGAAGATCAGGTCCTCAGTGGAGCCTGGGAGACATCGATCAAAGTCGACGGCACCGAACTGGCACCGACCGGCCCATGGGAGCAAGTCGGCTGGCAGTACGACGACGACGGCGATTACCTGGAACTAGAACAAAACTGGACCGAAGACGTTCGCCTGCAACGTTTGGTGTTCCTGGGCCGCGAGGATCATTTCCTCTGGGCGATGGACACCGTCATGCTCGAAAAGCCGGCGAAGCGAATCGAGTATGAAGCGAAACTGCCGTTTCCATCGACCGCCTCTTTCGAGCAAGCGGACGAAACGAACGAAGTGCAAGTCAGCCTTCCGCAGTCGAAGATGACCATCCTGCCGGTCGGCATCAATGAGTGGAAAAGCGATTCGGTCCTTGGCAAGTTCGGTGTGGTCGATGGCAAGCTGACGCTGCGACAGAACGGCAGTGGCGTCGCCATGGTCGCTCCGCTGTTCTTTGACCTGGCCAAGAAGAGCCAAGGGAAGCCGCTTACCTGGCGTCAATTGACGGTGGCCGAAAAGCTGGTCATTCAGCCACGAGATCGCGCGGTTGCCTATCGTGTTGAAACGGGGAGTGGCCATTGGTGCTTCTATCGTTCGATGACCTCCAAGGCGAGCCGCACCTTCCTGGGTGTGAACCTGATTTCGGAATCGCTGGTCGCTCGCTTCGACGAGAATGGCGACATCGAAAAACTGCTGGAAGTGGAAGCCACTTGATCGCACGGTAACCCCATGGACACGCGACTTCGCGAAAACCTCGACCGCGTCCGAGCCGCCATTGCCGAGGCAGCCGCGGCATCGGGACGCAGCACGGCCGACATCTGCCTGATCGGCGTGACCAAGTATGTCGACCTGGAAACAACTCAGGCCCTGTTTGACCTTGGCTGTCACGACCTCGGCGAAAGTCGTCCGCAACTGCTGTGGAACAAAGCCGAAGCGATGCAGGCTCAATCGCCTCGCTGGCACATGATCGGGCATCTTCAGCGCAACAAGACCAAACGCACCATTCCGCTGCTTTCGGTTTTGCATTCCGGCGATAGCCTACGATTACTGCAAGCGGCCAACGAAGACTGGGACAAGCCAGAGCCTTTGGCGACATTGATCGAAGTCAATATTTCTGGTGACAGCGCCAAGCATGGCTTCGCCCCCGACGAGATCGAACCAGCACTGCGACAAATTGCCGCGTTGTCGAACCTGAAGATCGTTGGTTTGATGGGGATGGCTTCGCTGGAAGGTGGGCGGGATCAGGCCCAGCAAGATTTTGCGGCGCTGCGACAGCTCCGTGATCGGCTTCAGGCAAATTGCCCCGACGAGATCTCGCTCGAGCAGCTCTCGATGGGCATGAGCCACGACTTCGATCTGGCGATCCGCGAAGGAGCCACGATGGTACGTGTTGGCTCGAGCTTGTTGGAGGGTCTCGATGGTGGACATTAACCTTGTCGCCCATCCCGAAGGAAGCCTCCTCGATCTGAAGGCTCAGCCTGGCTCTCGCAAGACGGAGCTGCGTGGCTTTCAGAACGGGGCCCTGAAAGTGTGTGTGACCGAGGTTGCCGAGAAAGGGAAAGCCAACAAGGCGATTATGGCTTTTTTGCGAAAGACCTGGAGACTCAAGGGGTCTCAACTCGAGATCATTTCCGGGGAGACGGCGTCGCATAAGAAGCTCCTGATTCGCGACCTGTCTCCGGAAAATGTGTTGCAACTGTTGAGGATGTGCGGTGTCGAAGGATAATTGAATGGACAATCCGTCCAAATCACCTTGCCGCTCCCCCAGGGTTGTCATAGGATCTGATTAGCTCCCTAATCGTCGAATTTCGCGCATCGAAAGGCGTATGGCCCACCGATGGCAAATCTAATCTTTTCAATAACTTGTGCAGTAAACCCATGAAGCGACGGGTAGGTAAATTCATCGGACTTATCGTCGTCACCATCTTTGCCCTGGCTGTGATGTACGTCAGTGGTGGACGCAACGATTTTAGTAGCCAGAAGACTGAGTCCACGAGCGAATCTCCCATTCCCGAGACCTTGGCTCCGGTCACCGTTCTGCCACTGGTCAAAGAGCCGATCGAAATCCTCGACAGCTATGCCGGGACGATCGAGCCGCTCGAGAAGTTTTCGCTCGCCTTCCAACAAGCAGGCGAAATCGCCACCCTGGCGAAAAACGAACATGGTCGACCGCTGGATGTTGGTGATCGCGTTAAAGCAGGTCAGGTACTTGCCCAACTCGATACCCGGATCCTGGTAGCTCGCCGCGAGGAAGCCAACGCGAATCTCGAAAACGCCGAAACCGAATTCCAGCGGCTATCGAACCTGCAGCAGCGCAGCCCTGGTGCCGTGACGCAAACCGCCTTCCAGCAAGCCACGCAGATGCTGGCCGTCGCCAAGGCAATGCGAGACATTGCTGAGAAGAACCTTGAAAACGCTTCACTCACTTCGCCCGTCGATGGTGTCGTATCCGCTCGGATGGTCAACGCTGGCGAATCGATCAACATGCATCAGGCCGCCTTCGAACTGGTCCAGGTCGACAAAGTCCTGCTGACCGTCGGTGTGCCAGAATCACGCATCGTGGCGATGCAGAAGCGATTCAATGTAACGCGGCGGCAAAAGACTGGCGACACGACCGCCGGCATGCCCGATCCAACGAGCGACTTTCGCGTGGATGTCCGACGGTTCGATTCCTCGTCGAACATGGAACAAGGAGTCGTGCTGCATGGAAGCGTCTATCGTATTGCCGAGACCGTCAACGACCGCAACGGATTGTTTGAAGTCGAAGTGCTATTGGACAACCAAGATCACCTGCTCAAGCCAGGGATCGTCGGCAAAGCAGACTTCGTGATCCGCGAGATCGAGGGCTACCGCGTTCCGGTTGAAAGCGTCGTCTTCAACGATCGTACCGCCAACCTATTCTTCGCGGCGATCCCACCGCAAAACGGCACGACGCCAGTCGAGTTCGTCGGTACCGAAATTGCGGAAGTTCCCAACTACATCGCCCACCGGTTCGAGATTCCTTCCTACATCGAACAGGGCCGCTATTTCATCTTGCCAGAACTGCCCGGCGACATGCATTTGCTGGTCGTTCAAGGTCAGCATCGCCTGGTGGAAGGGCGTCCGCTGGAAGTCATCGGAGGGGCCGATGAAGTTAGTGAAGCGGCTTCGCCAGGCAGCGACATGGGGCCGATGACCGAGGTCTCCCGGCTTCAGACCGATCGTTCCGGAAAGTAGTGAAGGGAACTCACCACGATGAAACTTAGTGCCGGTGCGATTGAACAACCTCGTTTCGTGATCGTCTGCACGATCATCGTTCTGGTGGCCGTAGTGATGGTCGCCTTGAACATTCCGGTGCAACGAACGCCTGCGATCTCGAAGGCGGTCGTGCTGGTCGCGGTCCCCTACCCAGGTGCCCAGCCGATCGAAGTTGAAGAGCAGATCACCAGCAAGGTCGAAGACGCACTGCAGAAGCTAAAGAACGTCGACTTCATTGCCTCGACCAGCATGCGTGGTTCAAGCGTAACGCAGATCATCTTCCTTGATGGCGTCGATCCCGACCTGGCTCGCGGCGAGGTGAAGGACCTGGTCGACGAGATCCGCCGCGAACTGCCGGTGGCGCGGGAAGTTCAACCTTCGGTCACCGACATCGACTTCGAGAACACACCGTTGATGTTGGTCAACATGACCGCGCCCCCTGGCTTCGACGAAGCTTCGCTGAAAACGCTGGCCGAAGAAGTTCAAGAAGAACTCGAAACCATCCCTGGCATCTCGAACACGCAGCTCTTCGGAGGACGCGAACGAGAACTGCACGTCAACGTGAACGTCGATCTGGCGGCCGAGTATGGATTGACCCTCGGCGACTTCCGCCAGGCGCTTGCCAACTTTCATGCCGAGATGCCTGCCGGCGAACTCGATACCGGCACGTTCGACTTCCGCGTGCGTAATGAAACCCAGTTCCGTGGCGTTGAAGATATTCGTGACGCGATTGTCAGCCAGGCCAATGGCAAGGTCATCAAGATCGGCGACGTCGCCGAAGTGAACGATTCGTATCGCCGTCTGAAGAACGTTGCCCTGCTGGATGGCGA encodes:
- the hemQ gene encoding hydrogen peroxide-dependent heme synthase; the protein is MSHGRPGSAPLPEPSIIPTEGWHCSHFYYTFDRALLTGFTPEELATAAQEIIAILNPEAEGNPQRLQVSIVSGHKADFSLMLMDPDPLVIDSVHQKLMATQLGAALQPTYSFVSMTEISEYVPSIEQYAERLVREGEEKDSPSYEAKVNAYAKRLPMMNNQRLTPDFPPYPATCFYPMNKKRKVGENWFLMPFSARNALMAEHAQSGMQFAGKVSQLITVSVGLDDWEWGVTLWARNPEYLKDIVYKMRFDEASARYAEFGPFYTSYVSTAEEMLKHCRIL
- a CDS encoding YdjY domain-containing protein, with the translated sequence MDMTCRTNRNVCGFLLAFLLLGCLPVTAIWAQDGDEKSEPAQPAEPTVEKENTEQPKGSIRKLMPNMPVWIDTKRKMVIMDGEICLRKGSLEMFACLRGTKEHESIVAVAADAYVVHAALLAVGAKQGKPVQFDPDYKAPSGEVVDVYVQWKDADGKLMTRRAQDWVRDERTQKMMSYDWVFPGSYFWKDVTIEAVQKAREEGIDPDTLPGKMVYAAEGGELICVSNFKSSMLDVPVQSTDANNNLWFKAYTENIPAEGTKVRLFLVPNAQKTKRGPQTPESEKKEGEEKPAADPANPMLELPDFSIETEE
- a CDS encoding YggS family pyridoxal phosphate-dependent enzyme — its product is MDTRLRENLDRVRAAIAEAAAASGRSTADICLIGVTKYVDLETTQALFDLGCHDLGESRPQLLWNKAEAMQAQSPRWHMIGHLQRNKTKRTIPLLSVLHSGDSLRLLQAANEDWDKPEPLATLIEVNISGDSAKHGFAPDEIEPALRQIAALSNLKIVGLMGMASLEGGRDQAQQDFAALRQLRDRLQANCPDEISLEQLSMGMSHDFDLAIREGATMVRVGSSLLEGLDGGH
- a CDS encoding DUF167 domain-containing protein yields the protein MVDINLVAHPEGSLLDLKAQPGSRKTELRGFQNGALKVCVTEVAEKGKANKAIMAFLRKTWRLKGSQLEIISGETASHKKLLIRDLSPENVLQLLRMCGVEG
- a CDS encoding efflux RND transporter periplasmic adaptor subunit; this encodes MKRRVGKFIGLIVVTIFALAVMYVSGGRNDFSSQKTESTSESPIPETLAPVTVLPLVKEPIEILDSYAGTIEPLEKFSLAFQQAGEIATLAKNEHGRPLDVGDRVKAGQVLAQLDTRILVARREEANANLENAETEFQRLSNLQQRSPGAVTQTAFQQATQMLAVAKAMRDIAEKNLENASLTSPVDGVVSARMVNAGESINMHQAAFELVQVDKVLLTVGVPESRIVAMQKRFNVTRRQKTGDTTAGMPDPTSDFRVDVRRFDSSSNMEQGVVLHGSVYRIAETVNDRNGLFEVEVLLDNQDHLLKPGIVGKADFVIREIEGYRVPVESVVFNDRTANLFFAAIPPQNGTTPVEFVGTEIAEVPNYIAHRFEIPSYIEQGRYFILPELPGDMHLLVVQGQHRLVEGRPLEVIGGADEVSEAASPGSDMGPMTEVSRLQTDRSGK